The Paenibacillus mucilaginosus 3016 genome includes the window GGAAATGGGTGCCGATGATTGACGTCTTTCACTTCAACGAGCCCGTCTCCCGGGAGCATTGGCTGCGCAAGGCGCCGGTGGAGCAGAGAGTGGGGCGTGTCGCCCATCTGCGGCCGGAGATGATGAGCAGCTATATCTACTATCACTACCAGCTGCAGGAGGAGCGGGCTTTCCTCGGGAACAAGTACGAGATGATCGCCATGCATGAGAACCTGCTCTTCGGGTATCAGGAATTCCCCAAGGTGGTGGAGGAACCGCTGAGCCCGCGCAAGCTCCATACCTCGGGCACCCCCGAGAACTGGGAGGATTCGCGGATGGATCTGCACTTCCAAGCCTGGCCGGACGGACACCTGTATTTTAAGCCGATCGAGACGGTGTTCGCTTATTATGCGGGGGATGAAGGAGAAGCATAGGGACAGATAGTTCATGGTACTTTTGGCATCTGTGTGCAGAGAGCTGTTCACTGCATCCGTGGAATGCAGGACTGACAAGCAAAATCAAGGTCGATATTTGTGGAAAAATGCGTATAAAGTACTATACATTTCGGGGTTCGGATGTTATAATCCTACTCAGATAGTACCTTAACGAACAAAAATAAATATCCGACAAAGGCAAAACTGGTGAAAGCCAGTGACGCAAAGCTACAGGGGCTACAGTCTTTAGGACCATGCCAGCCAGTTGCCGGTTGAAAGTAAGTTATTTGTGAAACTGCAAATAGGCTTATCCGGCTCAATGGATAAGTCTATTTTTCGTTCCGCTAAGGATATCCTTTAAACCATTTAGAGGTGATCCCGATGAAGAGAACATGGAACATTGCAGTTACTTCCCTGCTTACGATAAATCTGCTTGCCGCGGCTTCCTTTGCTGACTTTACCGCTTCGACAGCCATGGCTGCCACCGCAGTCAAATCTTCCGCCGCCACATCTTCCGTTGCCAAGACTTCGAACAAGAAGGAACAGAAGGCGGTTACGCTCAAGGAAGCGGCTCAAGCGAAAGGAAAGCATATCGGTGTAGCGACGCAGAGCTGGCTCGTTAACAAAAGCGAATATGCGGCCGTGCTCAATCAAGAGTTCGATACGATCACACCGGAGTACCAGATGAAGATGGGTGTGATTCAGAAGCAAAAAGGAATCTATAACTTCAGCGAAGCCGATGCGCTGGTGGACTTCGCGCTGAAGAACAATAAAATTGTAAGAGGCCATACGCTGGTATGGCATAGTTCCCTCCCATCCTGGGTGGAAAACGGCAAGTTTACAAGGGAAGAATGGATCGCCATTCTCAAGGACCACATCACAAAGACCGTTCAGCACTTCAAAGGCAAGGTTTACGGATGGGACGTAGTGAACGAAGCCTTC containing:
- a CDS encoding endo-1,4-beta-xylanase, giving the protein MKRTWNIAVTSLLTINLLAAASFADFTASTAMAATAVKSSAATSSVAKTSNKKEQKAVTLKEAAQAKGKHIGVATQSWLVNKSEYAAVLNQEFDTITPEYQMKMGVIQKQKGIYNFSEADALVDFALKNNKIVRGHTLVWHSSLPSWVENGKFTREEWIAILKDHITKTVQHFKGKVYGWDVVNEAFWQNGQYRPTVWYNNIGPEYIEMAFRFAHEVDPQAKLYYNDFSSEVKNEKSDAIYKMLKDLKSKGVPIDGIGFQTHLTIDGLNYNDMKTNFQRFAALGLDTDITEMDLVTHTFQGTMEQKMNAAAAVYGNVMKVALSLPSCKFFIAWGLNDSQSWLNEDTGFSEYPLLFDDSFGKKPAYNAVMEQLRK